From Gimesia panareensis, the proteins below share one genomic window:
- a CDS encoding GspE/PulE family protein gives MEISDILQRRGILDERQLLLAQQSANGHRLDRVVMDLGLASEEDLLKAFADELGMKYFELKDYQVDTELLSQFPATPIFRHSLLPLKRENGRVLVASADPFDFEALDELSSLSGQVLEPVLALHEDVVDLIKENLGVGGDTINELVSQKAAEDGVELLEEVSDEHGELADMAQTASVIRLVNELLVEALQQQASDVHIEPHETGLVVRYRVDGLLRVQSVPPEINHFYSAIITRLKIMAHLNIAEKRLPQDGRIKLRVTGREIDVRVSIIPMIYGEGVVLRLLDKERMVFRLDNVGLNPEMLSTFREMIELPHGIILVTGPTGSGKTSTLYSALNEIKSPETKIITVEDPVEYHSEGISQIQVNSRIGLTFAAGLRSILRHDPDVVLIGEIRDGETANSAIQASLTGHLVFSTLHTNDSPGAFTRLIDMGVEAYLVASTVEAVLAQRLVRVLCKHCKRPHQPHPDKIPPDFPLERMQEIYEPVGCRHCREMGYSGRIGILELLVNDPVIRKLCTEHASSGQIRDYARKNGWQTLRDAGWEKVLAGITSIDEILRVTKGDI, from the coding sequence ATGGAAATCAGTGATATTCTCCAACGACGTGGCATCCTTGACGAACGCCAGTTGCTGTTAGCGCAGCAATCGGCCAATGGTCATCGTCTGGACCGCGTGGTCATGGATTTGGGACTCGCCTCCGAAGAAGATCTGCTCAAAGCATTTGCAGATGAACTGGGCATGAAATACTTCGAGCTCAAAGACTACCAGGTCGATACCGAGCTGTTGTCCCAGTTTCCAGCCACTCCTATCTTTCGCCATTCTCTGCTCCCCTTGAAACGAGAGAACGGTCGAGTACTGGTGGCATCAGCCGATCCTTTCGACTTCGAAGCCCTGGATGAACTCAGTTCACTCAGTGGTCAGGTCTTGGAACCGGTACTGGCCCTGCACGAAGACGTCGTCGACCTGATCAAGGAAAATCTGGGGGTCGGCGGCGATACGATCAACGAACTGGTTTCACAGAAAGCGGCTGAAGACGGTGTGGAACTGCTTGAAGAAGTTTCCGATGAGCATGGCGAACTGGCCGACATGGCACAGACCGCCTCGGTGATCCGCCTGGTTAACGAGTTGCTGGTTGAAGCGCTGCAGCAGCAGGCTAGTGACGTGCACATTGAGCCGCATGAAACCGGTCTGGTTGTGCGGTACCGTGTGGATGGTTTGTTACGCGTGCAGTCGGTACCGCCGGAAATCAATCATTTTTATTCAGCGATTATTACGCGTCTGAAAATTATGGCGCATCTGAATATTGCAGAGAAACGTCTGCCACAAGACGGTCGCATCAAACTGCGGGTTACGGGACGCGAAATCGATGTGCGTGTTTCGATTATTCCCATGATTTACGGTGAAGGAGTCGTACTGCGTTTGCTGGATAAGGAACGCATGGTTTTCCGGCTGGATAATGTAGGCCTCAATCCGGAGATGTTGTCCACTTTCCGCGAGATGATCGAACTGCCGCACGGAATCATTCTGGTGACCGGGCCCACTGGTAGCGGGAAGACTTCGACGCTTTACAGTGCCTTGAATGAGATTAAAAGCCCGGAAACCAAAATTATCACCGTGGAAGATCCGGTCGAATATCACAGTGAAGGCATCAGCCAGATTCAGGTGAATTCACGCATCGGGTTGACCTTTGCCGCTGGTTTGCGAAGTATTCTGCGTCACGACCCGGATGTGGTTCTGATCGGGGAAATTCGCGATGGAGAAACAGCCAACAGCGCGATCCAGGCATCGTTAACAGGGCACCTTGTTTTCAGCACATTGCACACGAACGATTCTCCGGGAGCCTTTACCCGTTTGATCGATATGGGCGTGGAAGCCTATCTGGTTGCCAGTACCGTCGAAGCAGTTCTGGCACAGCGACTGGTGCGTGTGTTGTGTAAGCATTGTAAACGGCCTCATCAGCCGCACCCCGATAAGATACCTCCGGACTTTCCGCTGGAACGGATGCAGGAGATCTATGAGCCGGTCGGGTGTCGACACTGCCGGGAGATGGGATACTCAGGACGAATCGGGATTCTGGAACTGCTCGTCAATGATCCTGTGATCCGAAAGTTATGTACCGAGCATGCCAGCTCGGGACAGATTCGTGACTACGCGAGAAAGAACGGCTGGCAAACCTTGCGAGATGCCGGTTGGGAAAAGGTTCTGGCAGGAATTACCTCGATCGATGAAATCCTGCGGGTGACCAAGGGAGATATTTAA
- a CDS encoding spermine/spermidine synthase domain-containing protein, producing MIRSFAQNLLKTTLSFAQTRLGFSFLAGWICGLFLLACIQRFQTLVGDGLAVATGVGLTVAMGIWLGFPARASSQPANSSEKTFRKQDQLRTYLMMALLAIWSFCFPLLLWQFNQILHLISLQQLSNPVFLTGLMILSAMALLLPVVFWSARLCWFSVKISLTQQTGAGRQLISPLARYLAGMTLALMMAACWLVPALGWNASLAIAAGIALFSCISPWLGDLAKQFLPGCVTWLKSATVQISQEPTTTVKVPRTQRNISNLLLISSYLVSLAIGVLTVVISRAVFQLFPDSLYLKITVWASLIAGVAAALAWIEARSCARVSQLASRLTVGAALVGAGTLALFPLLVNWMLYANAYIEFVSLLSLVRCGLLSVLFAPLGFCWGGWLRLSITRQATAATETPVYRLPVWQPFCLLAGLFCGSSLIGTLHVDLKLVSLLTTGALACLALLIWGVQFRIPRTRWQAISLGCAVVLLAVSLSGYDNYDSRRSTKLLFSTNTFTGLRYGLKPELLPYMDEGRCLSEVEGQHGTFTVWSYHENQLQIRRSGLPVGVTTTDAGLCPHTTGELMPFVIPAVLHDRPADVLFLGLGSGVSLNSSLDFPVQHITCLEHDPSLVQMYQQEIATRNSISAFDSERVRLIQSPVALAMAARTENKTGYDLIISNPVQSVVAQSQSEYTADFYRNVSRHLKEGGIFCQRFQHIDFGAQPLRVIARTFLTEFKQVMAIEIANGETLFLATNSEQGFVRQGLIDRIQAPQVRSTLAQVGWDWSVLLNLAAYSDESLQQMVADVPTSVNSAATGTFAFTLPYEMMRWGLKREEVKQMVSRDQRTERLINWMHEEQDDPIVLRRLSEVTAQNKLMVQYPDQFWKYRKPAKEQITDNPRSLIRQVAAEAANEDDFIHNEDKRRMLYFKALSDAMAKPSPSMELISRVSRFSSIYDPMITYFMHDEVAELYRKSKEAPPILEFAHRLHAINYGAGSDRSINSVVRAMELAATKPELFQESGQQWDHLNGLLQALKARWDNRSQAPPVTSKQALHDIELSISAIEQAFETMDEIHEIAGVTEREWSLRKKVLDRTLVRPLETYHERVLPHHYKQDKKNRQERKKLLDNLNLPQVPAL from the coding sequence ATGATACGTTCGTTCGCTCAAAATTTACTCAAAACCACCCTCTCCTTTGCGCAAACGAGACTGGGGTTCTCATTCCTGGCTGGCTGGATCTGTGGACTGTTTCTGCTTGCCTGTATTCAACGTTTTCAAACCCTGGTCGGGGACGGCCTGGCTGTCGCCACAGGAGTGGGACTCACTGTAGCCATGGGAATCTGGCTGGGGTTCCCTGCACGCGCGTCGTCACAACCTGCAAACAGTTCTGAAAAAACATTCCGGAAACAGGATCAACTTCGGACGTACCTCATGATGGCCCTGCTTGCGATCTGGTCGTTCTGTTTTCCCCTGCTCCTCTGGCAGTTCAATCAGATTCTACATCTGATCTCATTGCAGCAACTGTCGAATCCTGTTTTTTTAACAGGACTGATGATCCTCTCCGCGATGGCGCTGTTGCTACCGGTTGTTTTCTGGTCAGCACGTCTCTGCTGGTTTTCCGTCAAAATTTCTCTGACTCAACAGACAGGGGCGGGCAGGCAACTGATTTCACCCTTGGCCCGGTATCTGGCAGGTATGACACTCGCCTTGATGATGGCAGCCTGCTGGCTGGTTCCTGCGCTGGGCTGGAATGCTTCTCTGGCGATCGCTGCAGGAATCGCTTTATTCTCCTGCATCAGTCCCTGGCTGGGTGACCTGGCAAAACAATTTCTACCTGGTTGTGTTACCTGGTTGAAGAGTGCGACGGTGCAGATTTCACAGGAGCCAACAACGACAGTTAAAGTTCCCCGGACACAGAGGAACATTTCCAATCTTCTGTTGATCAGCAGTTATCTGGTCAGTCTGGCGATTGGGGTTCTGACCGTGGTCATCAGTCGTGCTGTCTTTCAGCTGTTTCCGGACTCCTTGTATTTGAAAATCACCGTCTGGGCGTCATTGATTGCTGGAGTCGCAGCTGCCCTGGCCTGGATCGAGGCACGAAGTTGCGCGCGCGTCTCTCAGCTGGCGTCACGACTGACAGTAGGAGCCGCTCTGGTCGGAGCCGGCACGCTGGCTCTGTTTCCACTGCTCGTGAACTGGATGCTGTATGCTAATGCCTATATCGAATTTGTGTCATTGCTGTCCCTGGTCCGCTGTGGTTTGCTGTCAGTACTCTTTGCTCCTCTGGGCTTCTGCTGGGGAGGCTGGTTGAGACTGTCAATTACCCGGCAGGCAACTGCCGCAACAGAGACTCCCGTTTATCGACTACCTGTCTGGCAGCCGTTCTGTCTGCTGGCGGGACTGTTTTGCGGTTCGTCGCTGATTGGTACACTTCATGTTGATCTCAAGCTGGTTTCGCTGCTGACGACCGGGGCGTTAGCCTGTCTGGCACTGCTGATCTGGGGCGTTCAGTTCCGGATTCCTCGCACACGCTGGCAGGCGATCAGTCTTGGTTGCGCCGTGGTCCTGCTGGCCGTGTCTCTGTCCGGGTATGACAATTACGATTCACGCCGTTCCACGAAACTGCTGTTTTCTACAAATACTTTCACGGGGCTCCGCTACGGTTTAAAACCTGAGTTGCTGCCTTATATGGACGAGGGACGCTGTCTGTCTGAAGTGGAGGGGCAGCATGGAACATTTACTGTCTGGTCCTATCACGAAAACCAACTGCAGATTCGTCGTAGCGGCCTGCCTGTGGGAGTCACTACGACTGACGCCGGTCTGTGTCCCCATACAACAGGTGAGTTGATGCCGTTTGTGATTCCGGCAGTGCTGCATGACCGTCCTGCCGATGTATTATTTCTGGGGCTGGGATCTGGTGTGAGCCTCAACTCGAGCCTCGATTTTCCCGTACAGCATATTACCTGCCTGGAGCATGATCCCAGCCTGGTCCAAATGTATCAGCAGGAGATTGCTACTCGTAATTCGATCTCTGCATTCGATTCAGAGCGGGTCAGACTGATTCAGTCACCGGTTGCCCTGGCGATGGCAGCGCGAACTGAAAATAAAACTGGATATGATCTGATCATCAGCAATCCCGTGCAGTCTGTGGTGGCACAGTCTCAGTCGGAGTATACAGCTGACTTTTATCGTAACGTGTCACGACACCTGAAAGAGGGGGGGATATTCTGCCAGCGATTTCAGCATATTGACTTTGGAGCTCAACCCTTGCGGGTCATCGCCCGGACTTTCCTGACTGAATTCAAACAGGTCATGGCTATTGAAATCGCGAATGGGGAAACTCTCTTCCTGGCAACGAATTCCGAACAGGGATTTGTCAGACAAGGTTTGATCGACCGAATCCAGGCACCGCAGGTCCGCAGCACGCTGGCGCAGGTAGGCTGGGACTGGTCCGTGCTGTTAAACCTGGCAGCCTACTCCGACGAGTCGCTGCAACAGATGGTGGCAGATGTACCAACCTCTGTAAACAGTGCAGCCACAGGAACATTTGCCTTCACGCTCCCCTATGAAATGATGCGCTGGGGGCTCAAACGGGAAGAAGTCAAGCAGATGGTTTCGCGGGACCAGCGGACGGAGCGACTGATCAACTGGATGCACGAAGAACAGGACGATCCGATTGTACTGCGCAGACTCTCTGAAGTGACGGCCCAGAATAAGCTGATGGTGCAATATCCGGATCAATTCTGGAAGTACCGTAAGCCAGCCAAGGAACAGATCACTGACAATCCCCGGTCACTGATCAGGCAGGTCGCAGCGGAAGCGGCCAATGAAGATGATTTTATTCACAACGAAGACAAACGCCGCATGCTTTACTTCAAAGCACTTTCCGATGCGATGGCAAAGCCCTCGCCTTCAATGGAACTGATCAGTCGCGTTTCCCGGTTTAGCTCGATCTATGACCCGATGATCACGTACTTCATGCACGATGAAGTCGCAGAGCTATACAGAAAATCAAAAGAGGCACCTCCGATCCTGGAATTCGCCCATCGTCTGCACGCAATCAATTATGGCGCAGGTTCCGATCGTTCGATCAATTCCGTAGTCCGGGCAATGGAACTGGCAGCAACGAAACCGGAATTGTTCCAGGAATCCGGACAGCAGTGGGATCATCTGAATGGTTTGCTGCAGGCATTGAAGGCCCGCTGGGACAATCGTTCTCAGGCGCCTCCGGTGACTTCGAAACAGGCGCTGCATGATATCGAACTCAGTATCTCTGCCATCGAGCAGGCATTCGAAACGATGGATGAGATTCACGAAATCGCCGGAGTGACTGAACGGGAATGGTCCCTGAGGAAAAAAGTGCTGGATCGGACATTGGTCCGCCCTCTGGAGACGTATCACGAACGCGTGCTGCCGCACCACTACAAGCAGGATAAAAAGAACCGGCAGGAACGCAAGAAACTCCTGGATAACCTCAATCTGCCCCAAGTTCCTGCTCTGTAA
- a CDS encoding EF-hand domain-containing protein, producing the protein MFRFVRYFIPFVLLVTFSSDLAFAQPGGDSRSRGFMSFLDRNRNGVIEPDEFQRMPSRFREMLESAGVDTSRSMTAQEYERVMPRILEQMRSRRGSFGGDRGDSDSRRSFSFSRGPGGPGFGGPPGSFSRSSDDGDDDRRGGYDRDSMRSRYGSFQPDRGSDDSSSRSRSSSSNRSSSSKSEPSKPVRTTVDLNKDFVPHDTDQDGQIGLYEWRKNNPGKLADFFTMDLNGDGYLTPKEIQLSKAGTPQRSAASFMFALNTGQPGTSPAAPQGSSQTAAPSTKPEEKTAQPTAETKPAAPSSDPMVSQANYFFKLLDRNKDSSISAEEWQKSRSMRRMFDEANIDLTVTMSQEQFVKHYVTIKSN; encoded by the coding sequence ATGTTCCGGTTTGTCCGATATTTCATTCCATTTGTACTGCTGGTAACGTTCAGTTCTGATCTGGCATTTGCGCAGCCAGGTGGCGATAGTCGCTCACGAGGCTTTATGTCGTTTCTGGATCGCAACAGGAACGGGGTGATTGAACCTGATGAATTTCAGCGGATGCCAAGTCGTTTCCGGGAAATGCTGGAATCTGCGGGCGTCGACACCTCCCGCAGTATGACCGCTCAGGAATACGAACGGGTGATGCCCCGCATCCTGGAACAGATGCGCAGTCGCCGCGGATCATTTGGCGGTGATCGTGGAGACAGTGACAGCCGGCGCAGTTTCAGCTTTTCACGCGGCCCGGGAGGTCCCGGGTTTGGCGGACCTCCTGGATCTTTCTCCCGTTCCAGTGATGACGGAGACGATGATCGGCGGGGTGGTTACGACCGCGACTCAATGCGCAGCCGCTACGGATCGTTTCAGCCGGATCGGGGGAGTGACGACAGTTCCTCACGAAGCCGTTCCAGCAGCAGCAACCGCTCCAGCAGTTCCAAGTCGGAACCCTCTAAACCAGTTCGCACCACAGTCGATTTGAATAAAGACTTTGTACCACACGACACCGATCAGGATGGGCAGATCGGGCTTTATGAATGGCGGAAAAACAACCCTGGTAAACTTGCTGATTTTTTCACGATGGATTTAAACGGCGATGGATATCTGACACCGAAAGAGATTCAGCTTTCGAAAGCGGGTACGCCACAACGCAGTGCCGCCTCGTTTATGTTTGCGTTGAATACCGGGCAACCGGGAACTTCCCCGGCAGCCCCTCAGGGATCTTCGCAGACTGCGGCTCCCTCAACCAAGCCAGAAGAGAAAACAGCTCAACCCACAGCAGAGACGAAGCCCGCGGCCCCCAGTTCAGACCCGATGGTCAGTCAGGCGAATTACTTTTTTAAACTGCTCGACCGGAACAAAGACAGTTCGATTTCTGCCGAAGAATGGCAAAAGAGCCGTTCCATGCGGCGGATGTTTGATGAAGCCAATATCGACCTGACCGTGACGATGTCTCAGGAACAGTTTGTCAAACACTATGTAACGATTAAAAGTAATTAA
- a CDS encoding type II secretion system F family protein translates to MPEFQYIAREATGRQVMGVLSAANQQDALNSLAARSLFPVKVDLADSAKAQLKRSGKRVRARYLSVFYTQLADLLRSGVPLLRSLELLNKQSTNPSLKQVLEEVRAEVADGTRLAVAMGQHPKVFSELAVSMVRAGEEGSFLEDVLKRIASFTDHQEELKNRVVGAMIYPAFLTTFGTVIVSFLLVYFVPKFEPIFQRMSERGDLPWATTTLLSFSAFMQSYWFIIFFAIGLAVAAVYKYIETTEGRLKFDQFRLNAYGLGAIVRSLAIARFCRILGTLLANGVPILQSLRIAKDAAGNKVISNSIGEAAESISAGKSIAQPFALSGQFPEEVVEMIAVGEEANNLEQVLIDIADNMERQTNRKLDMFVRMLEPLMLLIMAAVVVFVMLALLLPVFQSSGLI, encoded by the coding sequence ATGCCGGAATTTCAGTATATCGCGCGTGAAGCAACAGGCCGCCAGGTGATGGGCGTGCTTTCTGCTGCCAATCAGCAGGACGCGCTGAATTCTCTGGCTGCCCGAAGTCTGTTTCCGGTCAAAGTGGATCTGGCCGACTCCGCCAAAGCACAGCTGAAGCGATCCGGTAAACGGGTTCGTGCCCGCTACCTGTCCGTCTTCTACACGCAGCTCGCCGATTTGCTCAGATCGGGAGTGCCGCTGTTGCGTTCCCTGGAGTTGTTGAATAAACAGTCGACCAATCCGTCTCTGAAACAGGTACTGGAAGAAGTCCGGGCGGAAGTCGCCGACGGGACCCGGCTCGCAGTTGCGATGGGCCAGCATCCCAAAGTCTTTTCGGAACTGGCGGTCAGCATGGTTCGCGCCGGCGAGGAAGGCAGCTTCCTGGAAGATGTTTTGAAGCGGATTGCCAGCTTTACCGATCACCAGGAAGAACTGAAAAACCGGGTCGTGGGGGCGATGATTTATCCTGCCTTCCTGACCACTTTCGGAACCGTGATCGTCAGCTTTCTGCTGGTCTACTTCGTTCCCAAATTTGAACCCATTTTTCAAAGAATGTCTGAGCGGGGTGACCTCCCCTGGGCAACCACAACGCTGCTCAGTTTCAGTGCTTTTATGCAGTCTTACTGGTTTATCATTTTTTTTGCGATCGGTTTGGCAGTGGCCGCGGTTTATAAATATATCGAGACCACAGAAGGTCGTCTCAAATTCGATCAGTTTCGGCTAAACGCCTATGGACTGGGAGCGATTGTCCGCAGCCTGGCTATTGCCCGCTTCTGTCGGATTTTGGGAACTCTACTGGCCAACGGCGTCCCCATCCTGCAGTCCCTCCGCATCGCAAAAGATGCCGCTGGAAATAAAGTGATCAGCAACTCAATTGGTGAAGCGGCAGAAAGCATTTCAGCCGGCAAATCGATTGCCCAGCCTTTTGCCCTGAGTGGACAATTCCCGGAAGAAGTGGTGGAAATGATCGCCGTGGGTGAAGAAGCCAACAATCTGGAACAGGTGTTAATCGATATTGCAGACAACATGGAACGCCAGACCAACCGTAAGCTGGATATGTTTGTCCGTATGCTGGAACCCCTGATGCTGCTGATTATGGCTGCTGTGGTCGTATTTGTGATGTTAGCCTTACTTTTACCGGTGTTCCAAAGCTCCGGTTTAATATAA
- a CDS encoding secretin N-terminal domain-containing protein — protein MKFHLSFFFVLFVALICSDSVHSVIQAQEPSPSGDRGGFGGRRDRGGFGGDRSRFGGRGGFGGDRGGFRGGFGGGGFSGFRGAIGFMVMREEIQKELQLTEEQIKQLQEAAQAMRPSRESMEPFMNRMRDAQTDEERTKVREEMSASFEKQRTEGEAKLWGVLNEKQTARLKQLQLQENGYRQLTDDETAKQLKLTDEQLQKIKELEEQRSDARRDLGRRASSEEREKLQQEFDQKIEAILTKDQQTQWKQMLGPALVTEEKAPSTGAAPAVSSTPGPAPRPRPQIPTEPEGLKPEDRSISFGAKAVAMNDKAADDETVPAKKPGEVGKMSFNFRFAPWGDVLKLFAESAGYTLDLNDVPPGTFNYYDQGSYTPTEALDIINGYLLQKGYVIVRRNQFLVVLNIDNGIPPNLVPIVDAGELDQRGKNELMSVTFQLEGVDIDQVAKEVQAILGPQGKSVALKTANSIIVTDIGSNLQRVKKLLEGAIANAGPTDLAFRSFELQFIDANEAEKIVRSQFGLPSSTQNVSASATSSRYYDYRRRSSRDSSPPPQQTTKDSSTQVTADPRTNRLLVTATPAQIKLAEEIIKSIDVDEGNLLSPGGNKPFLRVYSVSSSDSREVTKTLDAMMPGVVVNEDGRNNKIHILATPKEHQEIEGMIRQLDGEGGSQSVSVINLSKLDPLSATTTLRSLFLRDGNDAPTIEADLLGRRLLIRGTPDQVIQVKALLAQLGEDGTGRVEEDANRGPIRTIPLGGRDSREILQLIDKLWSASSGDENPIRIVVPSEGNQIRERVLGEDENPVRNRGYRNPSRNISTPLNRPIRKEHREADTDQTRFLFTASEQKTDTDSEADAEAEKQSTESGQKSTRAASGAEKKNPIAVSTNGDNLIITSTDQEALNRLEKMIEALTQAIPPKNQWTVFYLRSADATATAKMLESLFPSSSVSDSVGDSSMLSGLSSIGGGLMDATGLSTLGMGPQTLRIIPEARSNALYVTGPPDKVRSVEQMLKVLDASELPDSLRDRSPGIIPVEYASATEVANIVKELYKDYMQAPQPQNNSRGGGNPFAAMMGGRGSQSSSNAKPPEAKLAVSVDANANQLLVSANDSLFQEIESLVRELDYSAQMSRKSVRVVTLNNGNSALIQNALTSLLPNVSVSTTGGDSRKKATEPTPSSSSQPDNSPGSSDRGEEIRRFFEQRMRERMSGASPGGDSGSPFGGRSSRGFRFPGSDGGSRGGSSRFGGRSRGR, from the coding sequence ATGAAATTCCATCTCAGTTTTTTCTTTGTCCTGTTTGTCGCACTGATCTGTTCAGATTCTGTACACTCCGTGATCCAGGCACAGGAACCATCACCATCCGGGGATCGAGGTGGTTTTGGAGGCCGCAGGGATCGTGGTGGCTTCGGTGGTGACCGGAGCCGATTTGGTGGCCGGGGCGGCTTTGGAGGAGATCGGGGTGGTTTTCGAGGTGGCTTCGGCGGAGGCGGTTTTAGTGGCTTCCGGGGGGCAATCGGTTTTATGGTGATGCGTGAGGAGATCCAGAAAGAGCTCCAGCTCACCGAAGAGCAGATCAAACAACTCCAGGAAGCGGCTCAGGCAATGCGTCCCAGCCGGGAGTCGATGGAACCCTTCATGAATCGCATGCGGGATGCGCAGACCGACGAGGAGCGCACCAAAGTTCGCGAAGAGATGAGTGCCTCCTTCGAAAAACAGCGCACCGAAGGGGAAGCCAAGCTCTGGGGAGTCCTCAATGAAAAACAGACGGCCCGACTGAAACAGCTGCAACTGCAGGAAAATGGATATCGTCAATTGACTGATGACGAAACGGCCAAGCAGCTCAAGCTGACCGACGAGCAGTTGCAGAAAATTAAAGAGCTCGAAGAGCAGCGTTCCGATGCGCGACGCGATCTGGGACGTCGTGCCTCTTCAGAAGAACGGGAAAAACTGCAGCAGGAATTTGATCAGAAAATCGAAGCGATCCTGACTAAAGATCAACAGACACAATGGAAGCAGATGCTGGGACCGGCACTGGTGACAGAAGAAAAGGCCCCTTCGACGGGAGCAGCTCCTGCTGTCAGCAGCACTCCCGGCCCTGCCCCACGACCCCGACCACAGATTCCAACTGAGCCGGAGGGGCTCAAACCTGAAGACCGCAGCATTTCCTTCGGTGCCAAAGCGGTGGCGATGAACGATAAAGCCGCGGATGACGAGACCGTTCCCGCGAAAAAACCCGGGGAAGTCGGCAAAATGTCGTTCAATTTCCGCTTTGCTCCCTGGGGCGATGTTTTGAAATTATTTGCAGAATCAGCGGGGTACACGCTCGATCTGAATGATGTTCCCCCCGGCACATTCAACTATTACGATCAGGGTTCTTACACACCCACCGAAGCGCTGGATATCATCAACGGCTACCTGCTCCAGAAAGGTTACGTGATTGTCCGTCGGAATCAGTTCCTGGTGGTTCTGAATATTGACAACGGTATCCCGCCGAATCTGGTACCGATTGTCGATGCCGGTGAGCTTGACCAGCGTGGTAAAAATGAACTGATGAGCGTGACCTTCCAGCTGGAAGGCGTTGACATCGATCAGGTTGCCAAAGAGGTGCAGGCCATCCTGGGGCCTCAGGGTAAATCAGTCGCACTGAAAACAGCCAACTCCATTATCGTCACCGACATCGGCAGTAATCTGCAGCGTGTCAAAAAACTGCTGGAAGGCGCGATTGCTAATGCCGGCCCGACCGATCTGGCATTCCGCTCATTCGAGTTACAGTTCATCGACGCGAACGAGGCTGAGAAAATCGTTCGCAGCCAGTTTGGTCTGCCATCCTCAACTCAGAATGTGAGTGCCAGTGCAACCTCATCGCGATATTATGATTACCGTCGTCGCAGCAGTCGGGACAGCTCGCCTCCCCCTCAGCAGACGACCAAGGATTCTTCCACACAGGTGACCGCTGATCCTCGTACGAATCGGCTGCTCGTTACCGCGACTCCAGCTCAAATCAAACTGGCAGAAGAAATTATCAAATCCATCGATGTTGACGAAGGTAATCTGTTGTCTCCCGGTGGCAATAAACCTTTTCTGCGTGTCTACTCTGTCAGCTCCTCCGATTCACGTGAAGTAACAAAAACTCTTGATGCCATGATGCCGGGTGTCGTTGTGAATGAAGATGGTCGTAATAACAAGATTCATATCCTTGCGACTCCCAAGGAGCACCAGGAAATCGAAGGGATGATCCGCCAGCTGGATGGCGAGGGAGGGAGCCAGTCTGTGTCTGTGATCAACCTGAGCAAACTGGATCCGCTTTCGGCAACCACCACCCTCCGCTCACTGTTTCTGCGGGATGGAAACGATGCTCCCACCATCGAAGCAGACCTGCTGGGACGTCGTCTATTGATTCGCGGCACACCGGATCAGGTCATTCAGGTCAAAGCCCTGCTGGCCCAACTGGGCGAAGATGGGACTGGTAGAGTCGAGGAAGATGCCAACCGTGGTCCCATTCGTACCATCCCCCTGGGAGGTCGGGATTCTCGGGAAATCCTGCAGTTGATTGATAAACTCTGGTCGGCTTCATCTGGTGATGAAAATCCGATTCGCATCGTGGTTCCTTCAGAAGGAAATCAGATTCGGGAACGGGTGCTGGGTGAAGATGAGAATCCGGTTCGCAATCGGGGTTATCGAAATCCGTCTCGCAATATCAGCACTCCCCTTAACCGTCCGATTCGAAAGGAGCATCGAGAAGCAGATACGGATCAGACACGATTCCTGTTTACTGCCAGCGAACAAAAAACCGATACCGATTCGGAAGCGGACGCCGAAGCGGAAAAACAGTCAACGGAATCGGGGCAAAAGTCAACCAGGGCTGCCAGTGGTGCTGAAAAGAAAAATCCCATCGCGGTTTCTACGAATGGCGATAACCTGATTATCACGTCCACCGATCAGGAAGCTCTGAATCGTCTGGAGAAAATGATCGAAGCGTTAACCCAGGCGATTCCCCCGAAAAATCAATGGACGGTCTTTTATCTGCGTTCTGCCGATGCGACCGCCACAGCCAAGATGCTGGAAAGCCTGTTCCCCAGCAGCTCTGTCTCTGATTCAGTTGGGGATTCGAGCATGCTGAGTGGACTCTCTTCGATCGGTGGCGGCCTGATGGATGCGACCGGTTTATCAACCCTGGGGATGGGGCCACAGACACTGCGTATCATTCCCGAGGCACGCTCCAATGCACTGTATGTCACAGGGCCTCCCGATAAGGTGCGCTCCGTCGAACAGATGCTCAAAGTCCTCGATGCTTCTGAATTACCCGATTCCCTGCGGGATCGTTCCCCCGGGATCATTCCCGTGGAATATGCTTCTGCAACGGAAGTTGCGAATATCGTCAAAGAACTTTACAAGGACTATATGCAGGCTCCCCAACCGCAGAATAACTCACGGGGGGGCGGAAACCCTTTTGCCGCGATGATGGGAGGCAGAGGATCACAGAGTTCTTCTAATGCCAAACCGCCCGAAGCGAAACTGGCGGTCAGCGTGGATGCCAACGCCAATCAACTGCTGGTGTCTGCCAATGATTCCCTGTTCCAGGAAATTGAATCTCTGGTTCGTGAACTCGATTATTCCGCGCAGATGTCCCGCAAATCGGTCCGCGTTGTCACTTTGAATAATGGCAACTCAGCTTTGATCCAGAATGCTTTGACCTCCCTGCTGCCAAATGTGAGTGTCAGCACCACAGGCGGTGACTCCCGCAAGAAAGCAACCGAACCAACTCCCTCCAGCTCCAGCCAGCCTGATAATTCACCCGGTTCCAGTGATCGAGGCGAAGAGATTCGTCGCTTCTTCGAACAGCGGATGCGGGAACGCATGAGCGGCGCTTCTCCGGGAGGCGATTCCGGTTCCCCCTTTGGCGGCCGTTCCTCACGTGGCTTCCGTTTCCCTGGCAGCGATGGTGGCTCACGTGGCGGCAGCAGTCGTTTCGGCGGTCGGAGCCGTGGACGGTAA